One genomic segment of Misgurnus anguillicaudatus chromosome 25, ASM2758022v2, whole genome shotgun sequence includes these proteins:
- the prr35 gene encoding proline-rich protein 35, translating to MSKDNCKVGCKHKERKPKKPHYIPRPWGKPYNYKCFQCPFTCMEKSHLYNHMKYSLCKNSLSLLIESDWPYKKGSPLQPDHLRLQQGNLRSRSPTKSQSEQAGMPEEPLHSDLEVGENAEGETGEKDDEVIEANRSAVLSPEPTETCPKEGTKRSKQEADLVMADMFSLEEQLLRARSVEVESKLRHYRLSKTCLTGPAALLSEQWRILSNQTSSTKPKSDTIPSSLSCYPPPASTGQLESSDAPGFNLSLLGVGYPLAPGLLSYLNPALGIPAASGTANPTAHAQISPLPYLGSNAQFGHPQRHSDRPLIPPQLYYPFLCEHSFAATPASAAGSETSKMIKPPTVGLTPPGSYSSKLNLWKVPALRPVSNQTSPASWLSPKSSSPEPSHGVKERLRSREEKSGWHQDTSFTREQSLKRTATSMDSHGAPLEKKPAFEFPIDVKSSQKSSRIPAHSARSEAASPPHVSEQLEVRQREMERETDPAAALLQDFSTLLREYQNTEQRAASLPERSHLWAHLGKIRTELSHIQQALERTARFNEGPLDLSVKKHPTGTTNTSGAPVETKNPAEENYSDTEEDEDEDDEDDGQTVRNKQKCSLDTLMKIHQSQMPVVKTEVMSDGGLAIRSDSANVLWHSRTTKCEADSSVLLCSKTPNRPPSIQHLDTLCPTSPLTTTDTMV from the exons ATGTCGAAGGACAACTGTAAGGTGGGCTGTAAACACAAGGAACGAAAGCCGAAAAAGCCGCACTACATCCCTCGACCGTGGGGCAAACCCTACAACTACAAATGCTTCCAGTGCCCCTTCACCTGCATGGAAAAATCCCACCTGTACAACCACATGAAATACAGCCTGTGCAAAAACTCCTTATCTCTGCTCATCGAATCAGATTGGCCCTATAAAAAAGGCAGCCCGCTTCAACCGGACCATCTCCGACTCCAGCAGGGAAATCTACGCTCCCGCAGTCCTACCAAGAGTCAATCCGAGCAGGCCGGGATGCCCGAAGAACCTCTTCATTCAGACTTGGAGGTGGGTGAGAACGCAGAGGGAGAGACTGGAGAGAAAGATGATGAGGTGATCGAGGCAAACAGATCTGCGGTTCTCAGTCCAGAACCGACTGAGACGTGTCCTAAAGAAGGAACCAAACGTTCCAAGCAGGAAGCGGACCTTGTGATGGCTGACATGTTCTCGCTCGAAGAGCAACTCTTGCGAGCACGCTCGGTTGAAGTGGAATCCAAACTAAGACACTACAGGTTGTCTAAAACATGCCTCACTGGACCGGCCGCTTTGCTTTCGGAGCAATGGCGCATCCTTAGCAACCAGACGTCTAGTACCAAACCCAAATCAGACACCATCCCATCTTCCTTGTCGTGCTATCCTCCGCCAGCGTCAACAGGACAACTAGAAAGTTCTGACGCTCCGGGTTTCAATCTGTCTTTGCTTGGCGTCGGATACCCGCTGGCCCCCGGGCTCCTCTCGTATCTAAACCCTGCATTGGGCATCCCTGCGGCGTCGGGCACAGCGAACCCAACAGCACACGCTCAGATCTCTCCGCTACCCTACCTGGGATCAAACGCACAGTTCGGTCATCCGCAAAGACATTCAGATCGACCTCTCATTCCTCCTCAACTCTATTACCCTTTCCTTTGTGAGCACAGCTTTGCAGCTACACCTGCCTCAGCTGCAGGTAGCGAGACGAGTAAAATGATCAAACCTCCCACGGTTGGTCTGACCCCACCTGGGTCGTACTCCTCCAAACTCAACCTCTGGAAGGTTCCGGCTTTGCGGCCGGTGTCCAATCAAACCTCACCTGCGTCCTGGCTTTCTCCAAAAAGTTCCTCACCTGAACCGAGTCACGGTGTAAAGGAGAGGCTCCGGTCGAGAGAAGAGAAGAGCGGCTGGCACCAGGACACTTCCTTCACCAGAGAGCAAAGTTTAAAAAGGACGGCGACATCCATGGACTCTCACGGTGCACCGCTGGAGAAGAAACCAGCATTTGAGTTTCCAATCGACGTTAAAAGCTCTCAGAAATCCAGCAGGATACCTGCACACAG CGCCCGCAGTGAAGCCGCCTCCCCGCCGCATGTGTCTGAACAGCTGGaggtgagacagagagaaatgGAGAGAGAGACGGACCCTGCGGCTGCGCTCCTGCAAGATTTCTCCACCCTGCTGCGTGAGTACCAGAACACAGAGCAGAGAGCCGCATCACTTCCGGAGCGGAGCCACCTGTGGGCTCACCTGGGAAAGATCCGCACGGAGCTGTCACATATTCAACAGGCGTTGGAGCGAACGGCTCGATTCAACGAAGGACCCCTCGACTTATCCGTCAAAAAGCATCCAACGGGAACGACGAACACGTCAGGAGCTCCTGTAGAAACTAAAAACCCGGCAGAGGAAAACTACTCGGACACAGAAGAGGATGAAGATGAGGATGATGAGGATGATGGACAGACAGTGAGAAACAAACAGAAGTGTTCATTGGACACATTGATGAAGATCCATCAATCACAGATGCCTGTGGTGAAGACCGAGGTGATGTCTGATGGAGGACTCGCGATTCGTTCTGATAGCGCCAATGTTCTGTGGCACAGCAGAACCACGAAGTGTGAAGCCGACTCGAGCGTTCTTCTATGTTCCAAAACCCCAAACAGACCTCCATCCATACAACATCTAGACACACTGTGTCCGACCAGCCCATTAACAACTACTGATACGATGGTGTAG